A genomic segment from Acidobacteriota bacterium encodes:
- a CDS encoding glycosyltransferase family 2 protein: protein MSARVPRDRPSRQGSGPPFISVVVPVRNEEATVGRVLERLLEQDYPEDRFEILVCDGRSTDGTRRVVAAVAARDTRVRLLDNPGIRSSAGRNVGFRNARGDYALVIDGHVEIPGRDLLRTVAEIFERTGAECLGRPQPLIPVPGSRWSESIALARASWLGHSRSSFIYSDAEGFVPAASVGAAYRREVFEKIGYLDEDFDACEDVEFNTRLDEAGMRCYISPRLTVFYHARRDLPGLWRQMFRYGFGRCKFLLKHPRRLTWEQAALPGFVAWTLSGPAFLLGGLPAAALWAVPVAAYGLLVLIESTRLARRHGWWRWPHFAAIFPVIHFGLGTGFLWSLLRRGHLPPPR from the coding sequence ATGAGCGCGCGCGTGCCACGGGACCGTCCCTCGCGGCAGGGGAGCGGGCCGCCCTTCATTTCCGTCGTCGTTCCGGTGCGGAACGAGGAGGCGACGGTCGGCAGGGTCCTCGAGCGACTCCTGGAGCAGGACTACCCGGAGGACCGCTTCGAGATTCTGGTGTGCGACGGAAGGAGCACGGACGGAACCCGTCGAGTCGTCGCGGCGGTCGCCGCTCGCGACACGCGCGTCCGCCTGCTCGACAATCCGGGCATCCGCAGCTCCGCCGGAAGGAACGTCGGTTTCCGGAACGCGCGGGGAGACTACGCCCTCGTCATCGACGGGCACGTGGAGATTCCGGGACGTGATCTTCTCCGCACCGTGGCGGAGATCTTCGAGAGGACCGGCGCGGAGTGCCTCGGCCGGCCGCAGCCGCTGATCCCGGTGCCCGGAAGCCGCTGGTCGGAATCGATCGCCTTGGCGAGGGCTTCCTGGCTGGGACACAGCCGGAGTTCGTTCATCTACAGCGACGCGGAGGGGTTCGTTCCCGCGGCGAGCGTCGGCGCAGCCTACCGGCGGGAGGTCTTCGAGAAGATCGGTTACCTGGACGAGGATTTCGACGCCTGCGAGGACGTCGAGTTCAACACGAGACTCGACGAGGCGGGGATGCGCTGCTACATCAGCCCGCGCCTGACCGTCTTCTACCACGCGCGCCGGGACCTTCCGGGGCTGTGGCGGCAGATGTTCCGCTACGGGTTCGGCCGCTGCAAGTTCCTGCTCAAGCACCCACGCCGTCTGACTTGGGAGCAGGCGGCGTTGCCGGGATTCGTGGCCTGGACCCTGAGCGGCCCCGCCTTCCTCCTCGGGGGCCTACCCGCGGCGGCACTGTGGGCCGTGCCCGTAGCCGCCTACGGACTCCTCGTGCTGATCGAGTCGACCCGCCTGGCCCGGCGGCACGGGTGGTGGCGCTGGCCCCACTTCGCGGCGATCTTCCCGGTGATCCACTTCGGGCTCGGCACCGGG
- a CDS encoding glycosyltransferase family 1 protein, with product MTRRRSPARPGPQTPPARRRVAHLIASNFFGGPERQILGHAARLGRYGWEAVIGSFREGRPAVEIVERARERGRPAFLVDTASPFSPDNARQLARFLSEMRVEVLATHGYKADIYGHLAAAKVGIPRIAFLRGLTGENLKVRLYERAYRWSLRRADRVVAVSEAMRRLALRIGVRAERICVVRNADVREDGFGAPIDVRRALGWEGDPRPVLIAAGRLSPEKGQDVLVRAVAHLRERGRPVLAAILGEGARRRRLERLIRRERLADSVRLAGFRHELPRWIAGADLLVNPSRSEGLPNVILEAFRVGTPVVATEVGGVPEAVVDGETGWTVPPDDPEALAGAIEQALRSPAEAQRRAERARERLSREFDPERQTRALAAIYDALAPRAAGHAAVARAAERLSGGG from the coding sequence ATGACGCGACGTCGTTCGCCCGCGCGCCCCGGCCCACAGACCCCTCCTGCGCGGAGGCGCGTCGCGCACCTGATCGCCAGCAATTTCTTCGGCGGTCCGGAGAGGCAGATCCTGGGGCACGCCGCGCGTCTCGGCCGCTACGGCTGGGAGGCGGTGATCGGCTCGTTCAGGGAGGGCCGGCCGGCGGTCGAGATCGTCGAAAGGGCCCGAGAACGCGGGCGGCCGGCGTTCCTCGTCGATACCGCCTCGCCGTTCAGCCCCGACAATGCGCGCCAGTTGGCCCGTTTCCTGAGCGAGATGCGCGTCGAGGTCCTCGCGACCCACGGCTACAAGGCGGACATCTACGGGCACCTCGCGGCGGCGAAGGTCGGGATACCGCGCATCGCCTTCCTCCGCGGCCTCACCGGCGAGAATCTCAAGGTGAGGTTGTACGAGCGCGCCTACCGCTGGTCGCTCCGGCGGGCGGACCGGGTCGTGGCGGTATCGGAGGCGATGCGGCGGCTGGCGTTGCGGATCGGCGTACGGGCGGAGCGCATCTGCGTGGTCCGAAACGCCGACGTCCGGGAAGACGGCTTCGGTGCCCCGATCGACGTGCGGCGAGCGCTGGGATGGGAAGGAGATCCGCGGCCGGTGTTGATCGCCGCGGGACGGCTGAGCCCCGAGAAGGGACAGGACGTGTTGGTTCGCGCCGTCGCGCACCTGCGGGAACGGGGAAGGCCGGTCCTCGCGGCGATTCTCGGGGAAGGGGCGCGGCGCCGCCGCCTGGAGCGGCTCATTCGGCGCGAGCGGCTCGCCGACTCGGTTCGGCTCGCCGGGTTCCGACACGAGCTTCCCCGCTGGATCGCGGGTGCCGACCTGCTGGTGAATCCCTCCCGAAGCGAGGGGCTGCCGAACGTGATCCTGGAGGCGTTCCGCGTGGGAACCCCGGTGGTGGCCACCGAGGTCGGGGGGGTCCCCGAAGCGGTCGTGGACGGGGAAACCGGGTGGACGGTCCCCCCCGACGATCCGGAGGCGCTCGCGGGGGCGATCGAGCAGGCCCTGCGATCGCCGGCGGAGGCGCAGCGGCGCGCGGAACGCGCCCGGGAACGTCTGTCGCGCGAGTTCGATCCGGAGCGGCAGACCAGGGCCCTCGCCGCCATCTACGACGCCCTCGCTCCTCGGGCCGCCGGCCACGCCGCCGTCGCGCGCGCTGCCGAGCGGCTGTCGGGCGGCGGATGA
- a CDS encoding DUF3473 domain-containing protein → MPAEATTVQPRRSAARRAASTSGPRSSIASLRTRARRSSGSRRPAAASQSRSSSSALATRPRWSPEASASPANSILRPSRRRASGRSPISRPDSRKARTSGRKRSARTSYQVSTHSGVRNSGEPGQRASRSSHSARRDPTLSRVSRANASIGGGRSGESLETSRRWRDGARPFGTSVDPDHRHIYIAPAATAPPRRRPGSRETWRRVVELDPAGLQASRDSGRPRPAGVLDGNAAAPALLSIDLEDYFQVEAFRSIVQRDDWEWYPARVARNVRKLLEILARHEARATWFVLGWIADRYPDLVREIAEAGHEIACHSYHHRRVDSLDPERFAEDTALAVEAIGSACGARPAGYRAPSFSIGKENLWALEVLAAHGFRYDSSIFPVYRRCRLPAAPTEPFVALTPGGDLLELPPATLRVGRLRIPLAGGAYWRHLPFVLVRWGLRRMTRAHRRPAVLYLHPWELDPGQPRLPVGPVTRVRHYRNLSRMETRLDALLSVLRAMPIGEWLASPESRHLAVYSVRGNALVPGWAAAGTAAP, encoded by the coding sequence ATGCCGGCGGAGGCGACGACGGTCCAGCCGCGCCGGTCCGCCGCTCGACGTGCGGCCTCCACCTCGGGTCCGCGATCGAGCATCGCCAGCCTGAGGACGCGCGCCCGCCGGAGCTCCGGCTCGAGGAGGCCCGCCGCCGCGTCCCAGAGTCGATCCAGCTCCTCCGCTCTCGCGACGAGACCGAGGTGGTCGCCGGAGGCGAGCGCCTCCCCCGCGAATTCGATCCTCCGGCCGTCCCGGCGCCGTGCCAGCGGGAGGAGCCCGATCAGCCGCCCGGACTCGCGGAAGGCGAGGACCAGCGGTCGGAAGCGGTCCGCCAGGACCTCGTACCAGGTGAGCACCCACTCGGGGGTCCGAAACAGCGGCGAGCCGGGACAGCGTGCGAGCAGGTCGTCCCACTCGGCGCGGAGAGACCCGACGCTCTCGAGGGTCTCCAGGGCGAACGCTTCCATCGGCGGTGGGCGTTCCGGGGAGAGCCTAGAGACATCGCGCCGCTGGCGCGACGGGGCGAGGCCGTTCGGGACGAGCGTTGATCCGGATCATCGGCACATATATATAGCCCCAGCGGCGACGGCGCCGCCGCGCCGGCGCCCGGGATCCCGCGAAACATGGAGGCGAGTCGTGGAGCTCGACCCGGCTGGTCTGCAGGCGTCGCGGGACAGCGGGCGGCCCCGGCCGGCGGGAGTCCTGGACGGCAACGCGGCCGCGCCGGCTCTTCTCTCGATCGATCTCGAGGACTACTTCCAGGTCGAGGCGTTCCGGTCCATCGTCCAGCGCGATGACTGGGAGTGGTATCCGGCCCGGGTGGCGCGCAACGTCCGCAAGCTCCTGGAAATCCTGGCGCGCCACGAAGCGCGGGCCACATGGTTCGTCCTGGGGTGGATCGCCGACCGCTACCCCGATCTCGTGCGCGAAATCGCCGAGGCCGGTCACGAAATCGCGTGCCACTCCTACCACCACCGGCGGGTCGATTCCCTCGATCCGGAACGGTTCGCGGAGGACACCGCCCTCGCGGTGGAAGCGATCGGATCGGCTTGCGGCGCGAGGCCGGCCGGCTACCGCGCGCCGTCCTTCTCGATCGGGAAGGAAAACCTCTGGGCTCTGGAGGTTCTCGCCGCGCACGGCTTCCGCTACGATTCCAGCATCTTTCCGGTCTATCGCCGGTGCCGCCTTCCCGCGGCCCCCACCGAGCCGTTCGTGGCCCTGACGCCGGGGGGAGACCTGCTCGAGCTGCCGCCCGCGACCCTGCGCGTGGGGAGGCTGCGGATTCCTCTCGCCGGGGGCGCCTACTGGCGGCATCTCCCGTTCGTCCTCGTCCGATGGGGCCTGCGGCGAATGACCCGGGCGCACCGGCGACCCGCCGTCCTCTACCTTCACCCGTGGGAACTCGATCCGGGGCAGCCGCGGTTGCCCGTCGGGCCGGTGACGCGCGTGCGCCACTACCGTAATCTCTCCCGCATGGAGACAAGGCTGGATGCTCTGCTCTCGGTGCTGAGAGCGATGCCGATCGGCGAGTGGCTCGCCTCTCCCGAGAGCCGCCACCTCGCCGTGTACAGCGTCCGAGGGAACGCCCTCGTTCCCGGCTGGGCCGCAGCGGGGACGGCGGCGCCATGA
- a CDS encoding GNAT family N-acetyltransferase → MEAFALETLESVGSLRAEWDDLLARCPGSPLFRTPEWVLTWYEVLADRFRPLVLAFRESGRLIGLLPLARRRDGRRIEFAGEALASGDHLGLVARAEELDRLWDAAAGLLEPELRRARVLRLAMLDRGPEVEAARRAADRRGWTVVASAGIEAPVARLPSDPEDLLRRLRKKRRADVRRRRRDLEQREGAAFSTITGAEDVGTGLEILFALHAARWRSRGSEGTLGDPVKRRFLGTFCRSAAERGWLRLHVCRARGRPIGALLAFHRDGTASYLQSGWDPEFRRYGVGELLVLFGMEEAVREGLRWFDFLRGDEPYKARWSTETRTLVTLEAACRLPGRAELRLRALASGLRRRLRARLAGDRRAEGGR, encoded by the coding sequence ATGGAAGCGTTCGCCCTGGAGACCCTCGAGAGCGTCGGGTCTCTCCGCGCCGAGTGGGACGACCTGCTCGCACGCTGTCCCGGCTCGCCGCTGTTTCGGACCCCCGAGTGGGTGCTCACCTGGTACGAGGTCCTGGCGGACCGCTTCCGACCGCTGGTCCTCGCCTTCCGCGAGTCCGGGCGGCTGATCGGGCTCCTCCCGCTGGCACGGCGCCGGGACGGCCGGAGGATCGAATTCGCGGGGGAGGCGCTCGCCTCCGGCGACCACCTCGGTCTCGTCGCGAGAGCGGAGGAGCTGGATCGACTCTGGGACGCGGCGGCGGGCCTCCTCGAGCCGGAGCTCCGGCGGGCGCGCGTCCTCAGGCTGGCGATGCTCGATCGCGGACCCGAGGTGGAGGCCGCACGTCGAGCGGCGGACCGGCGCGGCTGGACCGTCGTCGCCTCCGCCGGCATCGAGGCGCCCGTGGCGCGGCTTCCCTCCGATCCGGAAGACCTCCTCCGCCGGCTCCGAAAGAAGCGGCGGGCCGACGTGAGACGGCGCCGGCGGGATCTCGAACAGCGGGAAGGCGCCGCCTTTTCCACGATCACCGGCGCCGAGGACGTCGGCACGGGCCTGGAGATCCTGTTCGCGCTTCATGCGGCCCGCTGGCGGAGCCGTGGCAGCGAAGGGACGCTCGGCGACCCTGTCAAGCGCCGCTTCCTCGGCACCTTCTGCCGGTCGGCCGCGGAACGTGGATGGCTGCGCCTCCACGTGTGCCGCGCGCGCGGGAGACCGATCGGCGCTCTGCTCGCCTTTCACCGCGACGGCACCGCGAGCTATCTGCAATCGGGCTGGGATCCGGAGTTCCGCCGCTACGGAGTGGGAGAACTGCTCGTGCTCTTCGGCATGGAGGAGGCGGTCCGCGAGGGCCTGCGGTGGTTCGACTTCCTGCGCGGCGACGAGCCGTACAAGGCGCGCTGGTCCACCGAGACCCGCACGCTGGTCACGCTGGAAGCCGCGTGCCGCCTCCCCGGGCGGGCCGAACTCCGCCTGCGCGCGCTCGCCTCCGGCCTCCGGCGCCGCCTGCGTGCCCGACTCGCGGGTGACCGCCGCGCGGAGGGCGGCCGGTGA